From a region of the Salinispira pacifica genome:
- a CDS encoding sulfite reductase subunit alpha yields the protein MKRTSKYIYPMRERLRHAFHRISNRSLQKMYPLRSNPPGDFSEAVQWRISRVLRLLSSPPVSWEVRRVSRLDSGEGSHPTWNIRLISLGPVGNAPAPGDMFFVKWRNSPEKVQKILDIFGEDGSRRVSRGDSSSVFHPGKMVSGNLRDILEREIDIDEAGGELLAWAGLNERALQLKRFHKAHRAYHRRILRSRNWDLPHPELQGMGYSLIHILEEMKELPDIRDLVRWQPGVEGRPYTVSGSSLTRDGRLEVEITVSRVFKQLKNVQHRRITLPARSSAFLTNRKPGDTVNAWLLPELHQFPHRLERKSPGLIAVATGSGISGPLSLLRSGEYGSPLWLIYGVRSWEANSLYGSELLEYERRGLISRLDIAESRPSDSARKSEYVQAIIWEQREEIVRQLGNGAHIYLCGRLSMGRQVRELFQEIFLDQGLVSSPGEAERFMEELEHRLIFQASVSGV from the coding sequence ATGAAGCGTACATCAAAATATATCTATCCCATGCGGGAACGACTCCGGCATGCGTTCCACAGGATCTCCAACCGGAGCCTTCAGAAAATGTATCCTCTCCGCTCCAATCCTCCCGGGGATTTCAGCGAAGCCGTCCAATGGAGAATTTCCCGGGTGCTGCGCCTTCTTTCCTCCCCCCCCGTTTCCTGGGAAGTGAGACGGGTTTCCCGCCTTGATTCGGGTGAAGGATCCCATCCCACCTGGAATATCAGGCTCATTTCCCTCGGGCCTGTTGGGAATGCTCCCGCCCCCGGGGACATGTTCTTTGTGAAATGGCGGAATTCTCCCGAAAAAGTGCAGAAAATTCTGGATATCTTCGGCGAGGACGGAAGCAGAAGGGTAAGCCGGGGCGACAGCTCATCGGTGTTTCATCCGGGAAAAATGGTCAGCGGAAATCTCCGGGATATTCTGGAACGGGAAATTGATATTGATGAGGCAGGCGGGGAACTGCTTGCATGGGCGGGGCTGAATGAACGGGCTCTGCAGTTGAAGCGTTTTCATAAGGCTCATCGGGCCTACCACCGGCGGATACTGAGATCCCGGAACTGGGATCTTCCCCATCCGGAACTTCAGGGCATGGGGTATTCGCTCATCCATATTCTGGAAGAGATGAAGGAGCTTCCGGACATCAGGGATCTGGTGCGCTGGCAACCCGGGGTTGAAGGAAGGCCCTATACCGTAAGCGGCAGCAGCCTCACCCGGGACGGGAGACTGGAAGTCGAAATTACGGTGAGCCGGGTTTTCAAACAGTTGAAAAATGTACAGCACCGTCGGATAACTCTGCCGGCCAGATCAAGTGCGTTTCTCACTAATCGAAAGCCCGGTGATACGGTCAATGCCTGGCTGCTGCCGGAACTCCATCAGTTTCCGCACCGTCTTGAACGAAAATCTCCGGGATTAATCGCAGTGGCAACAGGAAGCGGGATCTCCGGACCCCTGTCTCTGCTGCGCAGCGGTGAATACGGCTCCCCGCTGTGGCTCATTTATGGGGTCCGCAGCTGGGAGGCAAATTCCCTGTACGGCAGCGAACTTCTGGAATATGAACGACGGGGTCTCATCTCCCGGCTGGACATTGCCGAATCCCGTCCAAGTGATTCGGCCCGCAAGTCCGAATACGTACAGGCAATTATCTGGGAACAGCGGGAGGAAATTGTCAGGCAGTTGGGAAACGGAGCTCACATTTATCTCTGCGGCCGCCTCTCAATGGGACGCCAGGTGAGGGAGCTGTTTCAGGAGATATTCCTGGACCAGGGACTTGTCAGCTCTCCCGGGGAAGCCGAACGGTTTATGGAAGAACTTGAACATCGTCTTATATTTCAGGCCTCAGTTTCGGGAGTGTAA
- a CDS encoding peptidylprolyl isomerase translates to MEYRASHILVKDKTLAERLLKQLKGGARFEALAKDFSTCPSKSKGGDLGWFGPGKMVKEFEQACSKLSPGRLSTVVRTQFGFHIIKLTGRK, encoded by the coding sequence ATGGAATACAGAGCAAGTCATATACTGGTAAAAGATAAAACACTGGCCGAACGTCTCCTGAAGCAGCTGAAAGGTGGCGCGCGATTTGAAGCCCTGGCCAAGGATTTTTCCACCTGTCCCTCCAAAAGCAAGGGCGGCGACCTGGGCTGGTTCGGCCCCGGCAAAATGGTGAAGGAATTTGAACAGGCCTGCAGCAAACTCAGCCCCGGCCGCTTGAGCACAGTGGTCCGCACCCAGTTCGGCTTTCATATTATCAAACTGACCGGGCGGAAATAG
- a CDS encoding ABC transporter substrate-binding protein — translation MQFRSFFVVSIIFIFTAFPLFASGSGESGTSAGEGAQSQTSEAAETQGDESSSGNFPVEISHSYGATVVETKPRRVVSIGYSEQDPILALGYTPVALRYWFGDYPNSVWPWAQDELGSGEPEVLQMAYGELDFERIASLEPDVIIATHAGISAEEYDTLSVIAPTIPEPEGFAAFSVPWQEQTRVIARALGENERGETVISRVEEQIRDVARRNPDFQDQEIVFASPAQGQGQFWVFSPDTPPLRFLTSMGFSFPEELRELVGDKDAAQISGEQVRLLNTDVLVLQMPSWEAYRELLENDLFSGLEVASEGRIIPFFGSDDPLYGALSFSTVLSLSYAAEEFEELLQAASDGNPQTAVAR, via the coding sequence ATGCAATTTCGCAGCTTTTTTGTTGTGTCTATAATTTTCATCTTTACGGCCTTTCCCCTCTTCGCTTCGGGATCGGGAGAATCCGGGACTTCTGCAGGAGAGGGCGCTCAGTCCCAAACCTCAGAAGCAGCGGAAACACAGGGGGATGAATCCTCCAGCGGGAATTTTCCTGTGGAGATATCTCACAGCTACGGTGCCACGGTGGTGGAAACCAAGCCCCGACGTGTGGTCAGCATCGGCTACAGCGAGCAGGATCCGATTCTTGCATTGGGCTATACCCCTGTAGCCCTCCGTTACTGGTTCGGCGACTATCCCAACAGCGTATGGCCCTGGGCTCAGGATGAACTGGGCAGCGGCGAACCTGAAGTTCTGCAAATGGCATACGGCGAACTGGATTTTGAGCGTATCGCCTCACTGGAGCCGGATGTGATCATTGCAACTCATGCAGGGATCAGCGCTGAGGAGTATGACACACTTTCAGTGATTGCTCCCACCATTCCCGAACCTGAAGGCTTCGCGGCATTTTCTGTGCCATGGCAGGAACAAACCAGGGTGATTGCCCGGGCTCTTGGAGAAAACGAACGGGGAGAGACGGTAATTTCCCGGGTGGAAGAACAGATCAGGGATGTAGCCCGCCGCAACCCCGATTTTCAGGATCAGGAGATAGTGTTCGCCTCCCCTGCACAGGGGCAGGGCCAGTTCTGGGTGTTCAGTCCCGATACTCCTCCTCTCCGGTTTCTTACTTCCATGGGATTCAGCTTTCCTGAAGAACTGAGAGAGCTTGTGGGGGATAAAGATGCAGCCCAGATCTCCGGCGAGCAGGTCCGTCTGTTAAATACCGATGTTCTGGTGCTTCAGATGCCCTCCTGGGAGGCGTACCGGGAGCTTCTGGAAAATGACCTGTTTTCCGGGCTTGAGGTTGCCTCCGAAGGGAGAATTATTCCCTTTTTCGGCTCCGATGATCCGCTCTACGGTGCACTCAGTTTCAGTACCGTCCTGAGCCTTTCCTATGCGGCTGAAGAGTTCGAAGAACTGCTGCAGGCTGCATCAGACGGAAATCCCCAGACCGCGGTTGCCCGTTGA
- a CDS encoding ArsR/SmtB family transcription factor encodes MRMIIDQLKALGEDNRFRIAMMLLSRPLCVCEIHHLLNISGATLSNHLKILKYSGIVKSRREGKWIEYDVKDDAIRELLTDIRKRVDDDSIISNDAQELKTISRDLCKTG; translated from the coding sequence ATGCGCATGATAATTGACCAGCTCAAAGCTCTGGGGGAAGACAATCGGTTTCGGATCGCCATGATGCTTTTGAGCAGACCGCTGTGCGTGTGTGAGATTCATCACCTTCTGAACATTTCCGGAGCCACCCTCTCCAATCACCTGAAAATTCTGAAATATTCCGGGATCGTGAAAAGCCGGCGTGAGGGAAAGTGGATCGAGTATGATGTGAAAGATGATGCAATACGGGAACTGCTCACAGATATCCGAAAACGGGTGGATGATGACAGTATTATCAGCAACGACGCTCAGGAACTGAAAACCATTTCCCGGGACCTCTGTAAAACCGGATGA
- a CDS encoding FecCD family ABC transporter permease, producing the protein MKLSPPAEIGSSLRRARFLKFGSGTLRVFPLQLLWIFGLMLLLGVLGLVALSLGDLRIGLGELFQALAGKGSRLSIHLVRELRLSRITVAVLAGVHLAAAGHIFQVLIRNPLASPDIIGITAGASAAAVAWLVNGGSTDLAAVPASAGALSASALVYVFSRTGAFSENRLVLVGVGVNAALTALVQLFIVSGSIHNVSRAYQWLAGSLYASSWQDARFLLISGLVLIPPALYFLIRIRPLVLGSDAAETLGVRLEFLRYALLILGSLLSAMAVSLTGPIGFLALMVPQLARGIMGGTSSSSAVILPVAMLLGGVMLLGSDIAAQHLFPVSIPVGLITAAVGAPYFLMLLRRRS; encoded by the coding sequence GTGAAACTCTCCCCTCCGGCGGAAATCGGCAGCAGCCTGCGCCGGGCCCGTTTTCTTAAATTCGGCTCCGGAACGTTACGGGTATTCCCCCTGCAGCTTCTGTGGATATTCGGGTTGATGCTGCTTCTGGGAGTTCTCGGACTGGTTGCCCTGAGCCTGGGTGATCTTCGGATCGGTCTGGGTGAATTGTTCCAGGCCCTGGCAGGAAAAGGTTCCAGGCTGAGCATACATCTGGTTCGCGAATTGAGACTAAGCAGAATTACTGTGGCCGTACTGGCGGGGGTTCACCTGGCTGCAGCCGGACACATCTTCCAGGTACTCATTCGAAATCCCCTGGCTTCGCCGGATATTATCGGCATTACCGCCGGTGCTTCCGCGGCGGCAGTCGCTTGGCTGGTGAACGGGGGCAGTACGGATCTTGCGGCCGTGCCAGCTTCAGCGGGCGCTTTGTCCGCCTCTGCCCTGGTGTATGTTTTCAGCCGGACAGGGGCCTTCAGCGAAAACCGTCTGGTTCTGGTTGGTGTGGGAGTGAATGCGGCGCTGACAGCGCTGGTGCAGCTATTCATCGTATCTGGAAGCATTCACAATGTGAGCCGCGCCTATCAGTGGCTGGCCGGTTCGCTGTATGCAAGTTCATGGCAGGACGCCCGGTTTCTCCTGATTTCCGGCCTGGTTCTCATTCCCCCGGCCCTGTACTTTCTCATCCGGATCAGACCCCTGGTGCTTGGAAGCGATGCCGCCGAAACGCTGGGGGTTCGCCTTGAATTCCTCCGGTATGCCCTGCTTATTCTGGGCAGTCTGCTCAGCGCCATGGCGGTTTCTCTCACCGGTCCCATCGGCTTTCTTGCGTTGATGGTGCCCCAGCTGGCCAGGGGAATCATGGGGGGCACAAGCAGCAGTTCGGCGGTTATTCTGCCCGTTGCAATGCTTTTGGGGGGCGTCATGCTGCTGGGTTCGGATATCGCTGCCCAGCATCTTTTTCCGGTAAGCATTCCGGTGGGGCTGATCACCGCGGCGGTGGGGGCTCCCTATTTCCTCATGCTTCTCAGGAGGAGATCCTGA
- a CDS encoding NAD-dependent protein deacetylase translates to MKDLYGRLAEGLITVLSGAGISTDSGIPDYRGEDRTRARKHDGDSGPVTYKQFMGSADKRRHYWARSALGWPWIRSREPNRAHRILSRLEEAEHINGIITQNVDDLHFKAGSRNVIELHGNLKQVKCMGCGGMSSRDELQERMLLDNPPWKRLSSDYSPDGDALLSEDVTREFRTPGCPACGGILKPDVVFFGENVPRTRVQSCYALVDECDLLLVLGSSLAVRSGLRFVEHAKNTGKPVIIVNRGTTRGDASADLKVDTSITQWLETHLAEPEISPRA, encoded by the coding sequence GGCTCATTACCGTTCTCAGCGGTGCCGGCATCAGCACCGATTCGGGTATTCCCGATTACCGCGGGGAAGACCGTACCCGGGCCAGGAAACACGACGGTGATTCGGGCCCGGTTACATATAAACAATTCATGGGCAGTGCGGACAAACGGCGCCACTACTGGGCCCGCAGCGCCCTTGGCTGGCCGTGGATCCGCTCACGAGAGCCCAACCGGGCCCATCGCATTCTCAGCCGCCTGGAAGAAGCGGAACACATTAACGGCATCATAACCCAGAACGTGGATGACCTGCATTTCAAGGCTGGAAGCCGCAACGTTATAGAACTCCACGGAAATCTGAAACAGGTGAAATGCATGGGGTGCGGCGGAATGAGCAGCCGGGATGAACTGCAGGAGAGAATGCTTCTTGATAATCCCCCATGGAAACGCCTCAGCAGCGACTATTCCCCCGACGGCGATGCCCTTCTTTCCGAAGATGTGACCCGGGAGTTTCGCACCCCCGGCTGCCCCGCATGCGGGGGTATCCTCAAGCCGGATGTGGTATTTTTCGGCGAAAACGTACCTCGGACACGGGTTCAAAGCTGCTATGCCCTGGTGGATGAGTGCGACCTGCTTCTGGTGCTGGGCAGCTCCCTTGCTGTTCGCTCGGGCCTTCGCTTCGTGGAACACGCAAAAAACACCGGAAAACCGGTAATCATCGTAAACCGGGGAACCACCCGGGGTGACGCTTCGGCTGATCTCAAGGTGGATACATCCATCACACAATGGCTGGAGACCCACCTGGCTGAACCGGAAATTTCACCCCGGGCCTGA
- a CDS encoding ABC transporter ATP-binding protein, translating into MADTYDAGHPPDEVIRVSDLNLEYTPGVPVVKNVNLSIPRGAITALIGPNGCGKSTLLRGMAGLIKPASGEVSLDHTQILEHSPKVRARKLGFLPQSFRIPMGITVYDMVLRGRYPHLGAFSSPGPEDIRAAETALKNTGMFEFRSRALDQLSGGQRQLVWIAMALAQESDTLLLDEPTSYLDLRHRRRLLSLIRSMVPEKTVILVLHELNDALELSDFILAMKDGHILGRGTPAEIISSSIPERLFDTEFVRIDAESTHGQKKGSGLSYLLPRSSPASPRAGTSGVPLRAENLNFTYETSRQRAGKLHALKHISCGISGGKVTGIIGPNGSGKSTLLRHFTGLLTPHSGEVHVLEKPLTKTPVRERARTISHLAQQSEDMGEITLLELVSMGRYPHVAPGKRWSFEERQVMEKAVSRMGLQGLENIPVQQLSGGQLQRARIAMSIAHGSPIVILDEPTTFLDIRHQEDTLQHLRELNRSSQVTVLMVLHDITQAARYCDELILMDQGRVIAQGAPGTVLTPLRIREIFGVESRRIEDAGHDQLLPVPRLW; encoded by the coding sequence ATGGCAGATACGTATGACGCCGGCCATCCGCCGGATGAGGTGATCAGGGTCTCGGATCTGAACCTGGAGTACACCCCGGGTGTACCGGTGGTAAAAAATGTGAACCTTTCAATTCCCCGGGGAGCTATCACCGCCCTGATCGGACCGAACGGCTGCGGCAAAAGCACCCTGCTCAGGGGGATGGCCGGTCTGATCAAACCTGCTTCAGGAGAGGTCAGTCTGGATCATACACAAATTCTGGAACATTCTCCGAAGGTCCGGGCCAGGAAACTGGGCTTCCTTCCTCAAAGCTTCAGGATTCCCATGGGGATTACCGTGTATGACATGGTGCTCAGAGGAAGATACCCCCATCTCGGCGCCTTCAGCTCACCGGGGCCTGAGGATATCAGGGCGGCGGAAACCGCATTGAAAAACACCGGTATGTTTGAATTCCGTTCCAGGGCCCTGGATCAGCTTTCCGGCGGACAGCGTCAGCTGGTCTGGATTGCCATGGCCTTGGCCCAGGAGAGCGATACCCTGCTCCTTGATGAGCCTACAAGCTATCTGGACCTAAGACACCGCCGAAGACTGCTCTCCCTCATACGCAGCATGGTGCCGGAGAAAACGGTGATTCTCGTTCTCCATGAGTTGAACGATGCCCTTGAGCTGTCGGATTTTATTCTTGCAATGAAAGATGGGCACATCCTGGGGCGGGGAACTCCTGCTGAGATAATCAGCTCCTCCATTCCGGAAAGGCTCTTTGACACGGAGTTTGTACGGATTGATGCTGAAAGCACCCATGGGCAGAAGAAGGGATCCGGGCTTTCCTATCTGCTGCCCCGCAGCTCTCCAGCTTCTCCCCGGGCGGGGACATCAGGTGTTCCTCTGAGGGCGGAGAACCTCAACTTCACTTATGAAACGTCCCGGCAAAGGGCGGGGAAATTACATGCCTTGAAGCACATCTCCTGTGGAATTTCCGGCGGAAAGGTGACCGGAATTATCGGTCCCAACGGATCAGGCAAATCCACGCTTCTCAGGCATTTTACCGGGCTCCTGACTCCCCACAGCGGCGAGGTGCATGTATTGGAAAAACCTCTCACAAAAACTCCAGTTAGAGAGAGAGCCCGGACAATCTCCCATCTTGCACAGCAGTCGGAGGATATGGGGGAGATCACTCTTCTGGAACTTGTTTCCATGGGCAGATACCCTCATGTTGCACCTGGAAAGCGCTGGAGTTTTGAAGAACGCCAGGTCATGGAGAAAGCCGTATCCCGTATGGGGCTTCAGGGGCTGGAAAACATTCCTGTTCAGCAGCTCTCCGGAGGTCAGCTGCAGCGGGCCCGTATCGCAATGAGCATTGCCCATGGATCGCCAATCGTTATCTTGGATGAACCCACCACCTTTTTGGATATCAGGCATCAGGAAGATACCCTTCAGCATCTCCGGGAGCTGAACCGCAGCAGTCAGGTTACGGTGTTGATGGTTCTCCACGATATCACCCAGGCTGCGCGCTACTGTGACGAACTCATTCTGATGGATCAGGGCAGGGTAATTGCCCAGGGCGCCCCCGGAACCGTTCTCACTCCCCTCCGAATCAGAGAGATATTCGGCGTTGAATCAAGACGGATTGAAGATGCAGGGCACGATCAGCTGCTTCCGGTTCCCAGACTCTGGTGA
- a CDS encoding FecCD family ABC transporter permease, whose protein sequence is MKGIKVKFGSKIGPGVILPGLILSLGAVALLSLSLGAMDFRPGMVFQGIFRYDSRIYEHAVVRTLRIPRTLMGILAGAALAVSGTAMQAVTRNPLASPGLLGVNAGAAFSIVVSVSLLNISAVPVLVAFSFLGGAFSAVLVYGVASGGRGGSPSVKLALAGVIVAALLSSLTSGILLFDQAALDVVRFWLTGSISGRDMNIQMQVLPFQLLSVLLLVLSGHHLNIISIGEERARSLGMSTGTVRLFILGLVVMAAGSTVAIAGPISFVGLAVPHMVRPFARGDYRRILLYSLLAGPVLTLSGDIIGRLIIRPAELQVGIITALFGAPFLILLVRRHGEVAL, encoded by the coding sequence TTGAAGGGAATCAAAGTGAAGTTCGGCAGCAAAATCGGCCCGGGGGTTATCCTCCCCGGGCTGATTCTATCTCTGGGGGCAGTGGCTCTCCTGAGTCTCTCCCTGGGAGCCATGGATTTCCGTCCCGGGATGGTGTTTCAGGGGATCTTCAGATATGACTCCCGGATCTATGAGCATGCGGTGGTTCGCACTCTGAGAATTCCCCGTACGCTGATGGGCATTCTTGCAGGCGCAGCCCTTGCAGTAAGCGGAACCGCCATGCAGGCGGTTACCCGCAACCCTCTTGCTTCACCCGGACTTTTAGGGGTAAATGCCGGAGCCGCATTCAGCATTGTGGTTTCGGTTTCCCTTCTCAACATTTCCGCCGTACCGGTGCTCGTTGCATTTTCATTCCTGGGAGGCGCATTCTCTGCAGTTCTGGTGTACGGGGTTGCATCAGGGGGCAGGGGAGGAAGCCCTTCTGTGAAGCTCGCCCTGGCGGGAGTGATTGTGGCTGCACTTCTATCTTCCCTGACCAGCGGCATCCTGCTTTTTGACCAGGCGGCTCTGGATGTGGTGAGGTTTTGGCTCACCGGAAGCATCAGCGGGCGGGATATGAACATACAGATGCAGGTCCTTCCATTTCAGCTGCTGTCCGTCCTGCTGCTGGTGCTCAGCGGACATCATCTGAATATCATCAGCATTGGAGAGGAACGGGCTCGCTCCCTGGGAATGTCCACGGGAACAGTCCGTCTGTTCATTCTGGGGTTAGTGGTTATGGCGGCGGGTTCCACGGTGGCCATTGCCGGTCCCATCTCATTTGTGGGACTTGCGGTGCCTCATATGGTCAGGCCCTTTGCCCGGGGCGATTACCGCAGAATTCTCCTCTACTCACTATTGGCCGGCCCCGTTCTCACTCTGTCGGGGGATATTATCGGAAGACTGATCATCAGGCCCGCAGAGCTCCAGGTGGGAATTATCACGGCCCTTTTCGGCGCACCCTTTCTCATACTGCTGGTGCGGAGACACGGGGAGGTGGCCCTGTGA